One part of the Tolypothrix sp. NIES-4075 genome encodes these proteins:
- the ndhL gene encoding NAD(P)H-quinone oxidoreductase subunit L: protein MVVALLYLILAGAYLLVIPAAALVYLTQRWYVASSFERGFMYFLVFFFLPGLLLLSPFVNLRPKRRQIEV, encoded by the coding sequence ATGGTTGTAGCCTTACTGTATCTGATTTTGGCTGGAGCTTATCTATTAGTCATACCAGCAGCAGCCTTAGTGTACCTCACACAGCGGTGGTATGTGGCTAGCTCCTTTGAGCGCGGTTTTATGTACTTTCTCGTGTTCTTTTTCTTACCGGGTTTGTTGCTTTTGTCACCTTTTGTGAATCTTCGACCCAAACGGCGACAAATTGAAGTTTAA
- a CDS encoding GAF domain-containing protein, with the protein MGDPLSKHVGLTQEIFLHRIANRIRQSLELQEILSATVAEVRSFLGTDRVKIYQFQPDSHGLVIAESIQEGHLPRLLGLNFPADDIPPYARELYVRARQRTIVNLATHEIGISPLNCPETGKPLNQPDIRYRPVDPCHVEYLMAMGVKSSVVVPIVLENKETGKDSLPSLQQSSQLWGLLVSHHSQPRVVTEQELLFIQSVVDQVAIAISQSILLNQVRQQARQEAIINQVTEQLYTSPMVQLETALQETVAAFAGSGGRLYLLPDNEQSAEIYICGVQPTQLDGGQGRHIEEHRLWQKYLYSASMSPVGNPEKPSTKLWSVNWMRAVYALTTPPNELISDSNVWAIADVYKEPLFRSLAPCFQATQIRGLLIVPLQHGSTVVGCLTIFRDEVNIETIWAGCFSTDSRQLMARQSFEAWRELKTGQAQQWAESEVKLAQALGERFSTAVRQYRLYQQVQTLNTNLEQQVRDRTAELQQSNTDLQRSTIELQRSVERQQALARIIANMRQSLDVENIFTTTSEEVCQLLKSDRVAVYRFNADWGGEFVSDYESANARWHRRVKLGVGMVWDDTHLQETQGGRYRNNEPFVVDDVYSMEFSQCHLDILEQFHVQAFMIAPIFAGQELWGLLGAYQHSSSRHWEALEVEFFTQIATQLGVAVQQAEYLEQVRSQSIQLARVAEQQQTQASVITKVRESLDLNEIFETTTQELRRVLNADRVVVFRFYSESQYEGGEVIAEDVASGLPSTLTAKVYDRCVGEKYTEKFRQGYIHAVTDIYNSELDECYVSMLSRFRIRANLVVPMIKQDKLWGLLCINQCEKSREWQELEIEFVSQIASQLGVALEHAVLLKHTQEQATQLSQTLDHLKQTQAHLIHSEKMSSLGQLVAGVAHEINNPVNFIYGNLAHIQDYTQNLIEMLNLYQHYYPEPDPEIKRQAIVADLEFIAEDLPKLFSSLELGAERIREIVLSLRNFSRLDQAEVKPVNIHEGLDSTVLILQHRLKPNSLHSGIELIKQYGELPLVECFAGQLNQVFMNLLSNAIDAVEESCRQCVKSGKEKHHPIVTMKTQLLENDWVQISIKDNGIGMNQEVHAKLFDPFFTTKEVGKGTGLGLSISYQIVEKHQGKLQCVSQPQEGAEFLIDIPVKQPRKKTARLSSSVM; encoded by the coding sequence ATGGGAGATCCGCTTAGTAAGCATGTAGGTCTTACTCAAGAAATTTTTTTACACCGCATTGCAAATCGCATTCGGCAATCTTTAGAACTTCAAGAAATTTTATCGGCGACGGTTGCGGAAGTACGTTCGTTTCTCGGCACAGATCGCGTAAAAATTTATCAGTTTCAACCTGACAGTCATGGATTAGTAATTGCCGAATCGATTCAGGAAGGACATTTACCTCGTTTGCTAGGGCTGAATTTTCCCGCAGATGACATTCCCCCCTACGCGCGTGAATTGTATGTTCGGGCACGCCAGCGAACAATCGTCAATTTGGCAACACACGAAATCGGTATCAGTCCTCTTAATTGCCCAGAAACAGGCAAACCCTTAAATCAGCCAGATATTCGTTATCGCCCGGTCGATCCTTGCCATGTAGAATATTTAATGGCAATGGGTGTAAAGTCTTCAGTTGTAGTGCCGATTGTTCTAGAAAATAAGGAAACTGGTAAAGATTCTTTACCTTCTTTACAGCAATCATCTCAATTATGGGGGCTGCTGGTGTCTCACCATTCACAACCACGGGTAGTAACAGAGCAGGAATTATTATTTATTCAGTCAGTAGTCGATCAAGTGGCGATCGCTATTTCTCAATCGATATTGCTCAACCAAGTACGACAGCAAGCCCGCCAAGAAGCCATTATTAACCAAGTTACCGAGCAATTGTATACTAGCCCGATGGTTCAGCTTGAAACTGCCCTACAAGAAACGGTAGCTGCCTTTGCTGGCTCTGGAGGACGGCTCTACTTGCTGCCAGATAACGAGCAAAGCGCAGAAATCTACATTTGTGGGGTGCAGCCTACCCAACTCGATGGCGGACAAGGTAGACATATTGAGGAGCATCGATTGTGGCAGAAATATCTTTATTCTGCCTCAATGTCGCCCGTCGGCAATCCCGAAAAGCCCAGTACCAAATTATGGTCGGTAAACTGGATGAGAGCCGTTTATGCTTTAACTACTCCACCCAACGAATTAATTTCAGACTCAAATGTGTGGGCGATCGCCGACGTTTATAAAGAACCTTTATTTCGCTCGCTCGCTCCTTGTTTCCAAGCAACCCAAATTCGCGGCTTGTTAATTGTACCGCTTCAGCATGGTTCCACGGTCGTTGGCTGCTTGACTATCTTTCGAGATGAAGTAAATATTGAAACTATTTGGGCAGGCTGTTTTTCTACTGATTCTCGCCAATTAATGGCGCGTCAGTCGTTTGAAGCGTGGCGCGAACTCAAAACTGGGCAGGCACAACAGTGGGCAGAATCAGAAGTCAAGCTGGCGCAAGCATTAGGTGAGCGCTTTTCCACTGCTGTGAGGCAATACCGACTTTACCAACAGGTACAAACTCTAAATACAAACTTAGAGCAACAAGTGCGCGATCGCACTGCGGAACTGCAACAAAGTAACACCGACTTGCAACGCTCAACTATTGAGCTACAGCGATCGGTTGAACGCCAGCAAGCTTTGGCGCGGATCATAGCCAACATGCGACAGTCCCTGGATGTAGAAAATATTTTTACTACCACAAGCGAAGAAGTTTGTCAATTACTTAAAAGCGATCGCGTCGCAGTTTATCGCTTTAATGCCGATTGGGGAGGTGAATTTGTCAGCGATTATGAATCTGCAAATGCCCGATGGCACAGAAGAGTCAAATTGGGAGTAGGCATGGTATGGGACGACACCCACTTACAAGAAACCCAAGGTGGACGCTATCGCAATAATGAACCGTTTGTGGTCGATGATGTGTACAGCATGGAATTTAGCCAGTGCCATTTAGATATACTCGAACAATTTCATGTGCAAGCGTTTATGATTGCGCCGATTTTTGCAGGGCAAGAGCTATGGGGTTTATTAGGTGCTTATCAACACTCAAGCAGTCGGCATTGGGAAGCTTTGGAAGTAGAATTTTTCACGCAAATCGCAACTCAGCTCGGAGTAGCAGTGCAGCAAGCTGAATATCTAGAACAAGTGCGATCGCAATCGATACAATTGGCTCGTGTGGCAGAACAGCAGCAAACCCAAGCGAGTGTCATTACCAAAGTTCGGGAATCGCTCGACTTAAACGAGATTTTTGAAACCACCACCCAAGAACTCCGCCGAGTACTCAATGCCGACCGTGTTGTCGTCTTTCGCTTCTACTCCGAATCTCAATATGAGGGTGGGGAAGTTATTGCAGAAGATGTTGCCTCTGGTTTGCCATCAACCTTAACCGCAAAAGTGTACGATCGCTGCGTCGGTGAGAAGTATACCGAGAAATTCCGCCAAGGTTATATCCATGCTGTTACTGATATTTATAACTCTGAGCTAGACGAGTGTTATGTATCAATGCTGTCTCGCTTCCGAATCAGGGCAAACTTGGTAGTTCCCATGATCAAGCAAGATAAGCTATGGGGCTTATTGTGTATTAATCAATGTGAAAAATCCCGTGAGTGGCAAGAGTTAGAAATTGAATTTGTCAGCCAAATTGCTTCTCAGTTAGGAGTTGCCCTAGAACATGCCGTACTGCTTAAACACACACAGGAGCAAGCCACACAACTTTCCCAAACACTCGACCATTTAAAGCAGACTCAAGCTCATTTAATTCACAGTGAAAAAATGTCGAGTTTAGGACAATTAGTTGCTGGGGTAGCACATGAAATTAACAATCCTGTCAACTTTATTTACGGCAATCTCGCGCATATTCAAGATTACACGCAAAACTTAATTGAGATGCTCAATCTCTATCAACACTACTATCCTGAACCCGACCCAGAAATTAAACGACAAGCAATAGTGGCAGATTTAGAGTTCATCGCGGAGGATTTACCTAAACTATTTTCTTCGCTAGAATTAGGTGCTGAACGCATTCGCGAGATTGTTCTTTCGTTAAGAAACTTCTCTCGTTTGGATCAAGCCGAGGTAAAACCCGTTAATATCCATGAGGGACTTGATAGCACTGTGTTAATATTGCAGCATCGTCTTAAGCCTAATTCACTGCATTCAGGCATTGAGTTGATCAAGCAGTATGGTGAGTTACCCCTCGTAGAGTGTTTTGCCGGACAACTCAATCAAGTCTTTATGAATCTACTCTCCAATGCAATTGACGCAGTAGAAGAGTCCTGCCGTCAATGTGTTAAATCGGGTAAGGAGAAACATCATCCGATCGTCACAATGAAAACCCAGCTTTTAGAAAATGATTGGGTACAAATTTCCATCAAAGATAATGGAATCGGCATGAACCAAGAAGTACACGCGAAGCTATTCGACCCCTTTTTCACCACAAAAGAGGTGGGTAAGGGTACAGGTTTAGGACTCTCAATTAGTTACCAAATTGTCGAAAAGCACCAAGGCAAATTACAATGTGTGTCCCAACCACAAGAAGGGGCTGAGTTTTTGATCGACATCCCCGTAAAACAACCAAGAAAAAAAACTGCCAGACTTTCGTCAAGTGTCATGTGA
- a CDS encoding TetR/AcrR family transcriptional regulator, with protein sequence MLKHLVNSHSEFPATPQNQVRDSSTKKLEVKFDSDRTQQLLENVLQANEQPLPMTAVAKRLGYPKRVLYRHFPELCRAISAEYVKYMKESRIKRIEQCCEQLKQAVRQVYTEGIYPSEAAISRLLAKPGCFRDKKVRAALKAARREISLEP encoded by the coding sequence ATGCTGAAACACCTTGTCAACTCTCACAGTGAATTTCCTGCTACGCCTCAAAACCAAGTCAGAGATAGCAGTACAAAAAAGCTTGAAGTAAAGTTTGATAGCGATCGCACTCAACAATTACTTGAAAATGTACTTCAAGCGAATGAACAACCGCTACCTATGACAGCAGTAGCGAAACGCCTTGGGTATCCTAAGCGAGTTCTTTACAGGCATTTCCCAGAGCTATGCCGAGCGATTTCAGCCGAGTACGTTAAGTATATGAAAGAATCTCGCATCAAACGAATCGAACAGTGTTGCGAGCAGTTAAAACAAGCTGTTAGGCAAGTTTACACTGAAGGTATTTATCCTAGTGAAGCAGCTATTTCAAGGCTATTGGCTAAACCAGGATGTTTTCGCGACAAAAAAGTTCGCGCTGCTTTAAAGGCAGCGCGAAGAGAAATTTCTTTGGAACCATAA
- a CDS encoding DUF3007 family protein, whose product MRRIDAVGIVFGVFVAGGLAYVLFLLVGLDSQKAGIWSQALLVCGLIGWVATYLFRAVGQKMTYHQQREEYEKAFLQKRLDELTPEELAKLQADIESKDS is encoded by the coding sequence ATGCGACGGATTGACGCTGTTGGAATTGTCTTTGGCGTTTTTGTAGCTGGCGGTTTGGCTTATGTATTATTCCTGCTAGTAGGCTTAGATAGCCAGAAAGCAGGGATTTGGAGCCAAGCTTTGCTAGTCTGTGGGTTGATTGGCTGGGTAGCAACCTATCTTTTTCGTGCGGTTGGGCAAAAAATGACCTACCATCAGCAACGGGAAGAATACGAAAAAGCTTTTTTGCAAAAGCGACTCGACGAACTCACCCCGGAAGAACTTGCAAAACTTCAAGCCGACATAGAGAGTAAGGACTCTTAA
- a CDS encoding lysylphosphatidylglycerol synthase transmembrane domain-containing protein, whose product MMKQFLRWLILGGTLFFLARAFKDHWLEVTAIRIDAVGWAIIAIATGVTLLAHTWAGWVWTWVLQDLNQPVESVHFIQVYLKTNIAKYLPGNIWHHYGRIVAAKNANVSPSAATLSVLLEPLLMAAAALIIIVSLGGTFAAGNVNLFAQIAQILALLGVLCVVHPRFLNLAISFLQRLKGRMSNTTTESNPRVSIRRYPVRPLLGELGFLGLRSLGFILTMFALGPLNFSQIPLLIGAFSFAWLVGFVVPGAPGGLGVFEATAIALLQNRFPAAIVISAIALYRLISIVAETAGAALAWLDEQKTQS is encoded by the coding sequence ATGATGAAGCAATTTTTACGCTGGCTAATTTTGGGGGGAACGCTATTTTTTTTAGCCAGAGCTTTTAAGGATCACTGGCTTGAGGTGACAGCCATCCGCATTGATGCAGTTGGATGGGCAATTATAGCGATCGCCACAGGCGTAACTTTGCTTGCACACACTTGGGCAGGCTGGGTATGGACTTGGGTTCTGCAAGACTTAAATCAACCTGTAGAATCTGTCCATTTTATTCAAGTTTACCTGAAAACAAACATCGCCAAGTATTTGCCAGGTAATATCTGGCATCACTACGGGCGAATTGTCGCCGCCAAAAATGCCAATGTTTCACCAAGCGCAGCCACCTTGAGTGTATTGCTAGAACCGTTACTGATGGCAGCAGCTGCTTTAATTATCATTGTCTCACTTGGCGGCACATTTGCAGCAGGCAATGTCAACTTGTTCGCGCAAATAGCCCAAATACTGGCTTTGCTGGGAGTGCTTTGTGTAGTTCATCCCCGATTTTTAAATTTGGCTATTAGCTTTTTGCAACGTTTGAAGGGGAGAATGTCTAATACTACTACCGAGTCAAACCCTAGGGTGAGTATTAGACGTTATCCCGTGCGACCATTGTTAGGAGAACTCGGCTTTTTAGGACTGCGAAGCCTTGGGTTTATATTAACTATGTTCGCTTTGGGTCCGTTGAATTTCAGTCAAATTCCTTTATTAATCGGTGCTTTTAGTTTCGCTTGGTTAGTGGGGTTTGTTGTTCCTGGGGCACCTGGGGGTTTGGGTGTATTTGAAGCCACAGCGATCGCCTTATTACAAAATCGCTTTCCCGCTGCTATAGTCATTAGTGCGATCGCTCTCTATCGTCTGATTAGCATTGTCGCTGAAACCGCTGGTGCAGCATTAGCTTGGCTCGACGAACAAAAAACTCAATCATAA
- a CDS encoding DUF6658 family protein has protein sequence MNGLRAFWKKLQLRQIVIVFFASFLLLVSTACSGANAQGANPQNPAVQAGGANNPYKSGGDKYTNYNLSTDNKVNNTKANKGDQASIQQSGQLLIATNDDPRILYPGAETPQGRAKKEAKLPIITEKDFRPKQGALIQRLPDVGDRLKERLGTVQEEVQEASDFLKDKADEASARPELKPSSARR, from the coding sequence GTGAACGGTTTGAGAGCTTTTTGGAAAAAATTACAACTGCGCCAGATTGTAATAGTTTTTTTTGCTTCTTTTTTATTGTTAGTTAGCACTGCTTGTAGTGGGGCAAATGCTCAAGGTGCAAATCCCCAAAATCCGGCTGTGCAAGCTGGTGGGGCAAACAATCCTTATAAAAGTGGTGGGGACAAATACACAAACTACAATTTGTCCACAGACAATAAAGTTAATAACACCAAAGCCAATAAGGGCGATCAAGCTAGTATACAGCAAAGCGGACAACTATTGATTGCTACAAATGACGATCCAAGGATACTTTACCCAGGTGCAGAAACACCACAAGGTAGAGCTAAAAAAGAAGCCAAATTACCAATCATCACTGAAAAAGACTTTCGTCCTAAACAAGGTGCTTTGATTCAACGCCTCCCAGATGTAGGAGATAGACTAAAAGAGCGACTTGGCACTGTTCAAGAAGAAGTTCAAGAAGCTTCGGACTTTTTGAAAGATAAAGCAGATGAAGCGAGTGCAAGACCTGAATTAAAACCAAGTTCAGCACGCAGATAA
- a CDS encoding Uma2 family endonuclease, which produces MIVAKDNTAHLTPEEYFAWDEQQLEKHEYINGEVYAMGGGSVNHSRIAVRFTTLIDTHLGGSNCITGNSDLRINIVGTNNYTYPDASVTCDDRDKTTTQYITYPCLIVEVLSASTEAYDRGGKFRMYRQNPALIDYLLVSSTSIEIDLYHKNDAGDWLIINYKAGDAIKLKSINLNFPIEQVYRGLTLSAETPTDTIRE; this is translated from the coding sequence ATGATTGTGGCAAAAGATAATACCGCACACCTTACCCCTGAAGAATACTTTGCTTGGGATGAACAGCAACTAGAAAAACATGAATATATCAACGGCGAAGTCTATGCTATGGGCGGCGGTAGTGTAAATCATAGCCGCATAGCAGTACGCTTTACTACCCTGATTGATACGCATTTAGGCGGTAGCAACTGTATTACTGGTAACTCTGACCTGCGAATTAACATTGTCGGCACTAATAACTATACCTACCCAGATGCCAGCGTTACCTGCGACGATCGCGATAAAACCACCACTCAATATATTACCTACCCCTGCTTAATCGTCGAAGTCCTCTCCGCCAGCACCGAAGCCTACGACAGAGGCGGCAAATTCCGAATGTACCGCCAAAATCCAGCCTTAATCGATTACCTACTAGTCAGTTCCACCAGCATCGAAATCGATTTGTATCACAAAAACGACGCAGGGGACTGGTTGATTATCAACTATAAAGCAGGCGACGCGATCAAACTCAAAAGCATTAACCTCAATTTCCCCATTGAACAAGTCTATCGCGGTTTAACCCTCTCCGCAGAAACCCCAACAGACACCATTAGGGAATAG
- a CDS encoding L-threonylcarbamoyladenylate synthase has translation MATIFSVHPDNPQSRRIQEIKEALASGAVMLYPTDTVYAIGCDLNSKSAVERVRQIKQLANDKPLTFLCSSLSNVATYASVSDTAYRIMKRLIPGPYTFLLPATKLVPRLVQSPKRKTTGIRVPNHSVCLALLAALENPIISTSAHLPVDKEDEEIEVDIKDILSRVDLFDRLDNLVDVIVDTGEEPTYEVSTILDLTGEEPTITRRGLGWEEAVAWV, from the coding sequence ATGGCAACAATTTTCTCTGTCCATCCTGATAATCCCCAAAGCCGTCGAATACAAGAAATAAAGGAGGCACTTGCTAGTGGAGCAGTGATGCTTTACCCTACCGATACAGTTTACGCGATCGGTTGTGATTTAAATTCTAAATCGGCGGTGGAACGAGTACGGCAAATTAAACAGCTAGCAAATGATAAACCACTGACGTTTTTGTGTTCCTCCCTTTCAAATGTGGCAACTTATGCTTCAGTAAGTGACACAGCTTATCGAATTATGAAGCGCTTGATTCCTGGACCTTACACATTTTTGTTACCTGCGACCAAGTTAGTACCGCGACTGGTGCAAAGTCCTAAGCGGAAAACTACTGGGATTCGCGTACCAAATCATTCAGTGTGTTTGGCATTGTTAGCGGCTTTAGAAAATCCGATTATTTCGACTTCGGCACATTTGCCGGTAGATAAAGAAGATGAGGAAATTGAGGTAGATATAAAAGATATTCTGTCGCGAGTGGATTTATTTGATCGTTTGGACAATTTGGTAGATGTGATTGTGGATACTGGCGAGGAACCCACATATGAAGTGTCTACTATTTTGGATTTGACGGGAGAAGAACCAACGATTACTAGACGGGGTTTAGGCTGGGAGGAAGCAGTAGCTTGGGTGTAA
- the trpA gene encoding tryptophan synthase subunit alpha encodes MTAISDCFENLSRNSECALIPFITAGDPSLETTAQALQVLDRSGADIIELGVPYSDPLADGPVIQAAATRALQKGTKFDSVLEMVKATSPTLRSPIVLFIYYNPILYRGIEKFLTQIADAGVAGLVVPDLPLEEAQGLLQPASAMGIDVTLLVAPTSSTERIEAIARSSQGFIYLVSVTGVTGMRSQIQSRVSDLLKQIRAVTDKPIGVGFGISQPEQAHQVREWGADAAIVGSAFVKRLAEGNSEQGLKAIAEFCQTLKQSLQTSDN; translated from the coding sequence ATGACTGCGATTTCTGATTGCTTTGAAAATCTCTCGCGTAACTCCGAGTGTGCGCTGATTCCGTTTATTACTGCTGGCGATCCGAGTTTAGAAACAACCGCCCAAGCGTTGCAGGTTCTGGATCGCAGTGGAGCCGACATAATTGAATTGGGTGTTCCTTATTCAGATCCTTTGGCGGATGGACCAGTAATTCAAGCTGCTGCTACCCGCGCTTTACAAAAAGGGACGAAATTCGATTCTGTTTTGGAAATGGTGAAAGCAACTAGTCCAACTTTGCGATCGCCTATCGTTTTATTCATTTATTACAACCCGATTTTGTACCGGGGAATTGAAAAGTTTCTCACTCAGATTGCAGATGCTGGGGTGGCAGGATTGGTAGTTCCTGACTTACCTCTAGAAGAAGCTCAAGGTTTGCTGCAACCAGCTTCGGCGATGGGAATTGATGTTACTTTATTGGTTGCTCCCACAAGTTCAACCGAAAGAATAGAAGCGATCGCTCGTTCTTCTCAAGGATTTATTTATTTGGTTAGCGTTACCGGCGTGACGGGAATGCGATCGCAAATTCAATCAAGAGTGTCAGATTTACTTAAACAAATTCGTGCTGTTACTGACAAGCCTATCGGTGTTGGCTTTGGCATTTCCCAGCCAGAACAAGCTCATCAGGTGCGCGAGTGGGGCGCGGATGCAGCAATTGTTGGTAGCGCTTTTGTCAAACGTTTGGCAGAAGGCAACTCAGAACAAGGATTAAAGGCGATCGCTGAGTTTTGTCAAACCCTCAAGCAAAGCCTGCAAACTTCTGACAATTAG
- a CDS encoding heterocyst differentiation related protein translates to MSESMAFIGGVAVAGLAALVLLKGTGTPNLQPNIAVAPQMPATVVAPQMMQPGQYPAYGQPYPNPAPINPSGTEEFRMQMERQKSQLDVVQRENDLLKQQIPQLQYQLENYKNQAQLSVNNQAAQQAALKQTETPWSSSPIVWAVAGMTLTIGGGVVVAGVLALFSPRQRATRTVQVIHPYNGSTPPLAPVRRAEFLPPRVETRRVEATEYDEMH, encoded by the coding sequence ATGAGTGAAAGTATGGCGTTTATCGGCGGAGTTGCTGTAGCTGGTCTAGCAGCGCTCGTATTGCTCAAAGGGACAGGTACTCCAAACCTACAACCTAATATTGCTGTTGCCCCGCAAATGCCAGCGACTGTAGTCGCACCGCAAATGATGCAGCCCGGACAATATCCTGCTTATGGGCAACCATACCCGAATCCTGCGCCGATCAATCCCAGCGGTACTGAAGAGTTCAGAATGCAAATGGAACGGCAGAAAAGTCAGCTTGACGTGGTACAGCGAGAAAACGATCTGCTCAAACAGCAAATTCCCCAACTTCAATATCAACTCGAAAATTATAAAAACCAAGCTCAATTAAGCGTCAATAACCAAGCCGCTCAACAAGCAGCATTGAAGCAGACTGAAACTCCTTGGTCGTCTTCACCCATAGTTTGGGCAGTGGCAGGTATGACTCTAACGATTGGTGGTGGTGTTGTTGTAGCTGGTGTGTTGGCTTTGTTCTCACCACGGCAGCGTGCTACTCGTACCGTACAAGTAATTCATCCTTATAATGGTTCAACACCGCCACTGGCTCCTGTACGCCGCGCTGAGTTTCTCCCCCCTCGTGTAGAAACCAGACGAGTTGAAGCCACAGAATACGACGAAATGCATTGA
- the larC gene encoding nickel pincer cofactor biosynthesis protein LarC has translation MSKFAYIQCPTGISGDMCLGALVSLGVPEEYLIEKLNKLGIEHEYKLRTEFVHRNGQQATKVHVDLTHHHHHEDEHHHHHGRHLPEIEQMILSSELPSRASAWSLAVFRQLAVAEGAVHGIAPEKVHFHEVGAVDAIADIVGTCLGLDWLGIDSNEKGMPLLYCSALPTGGGTVRAAHGLMAVPVPAVLKLWEMRSCPVYSNGIDKELVTPTGAAIATTLAADFGAPPPMTIKQVGLGAGSLNLPIPNILQIWLGESTISTVDDRLIETISILETQIDDLNPQAIGYVFEALFAAGAVDVFTSAIGMKKSRPGILLTVICHPENLLKCEAILFRETTTLGIRRSTQQRAILQREIQQVETQYGVVRVKVAWMGKEVIANVQPEYEDCAELARKNNIPWREIQQMALHNWHTKNNVSNTYDV, from the coding sequence ATGAGTAAATTCGCTTATATTCAATGTCCGACGGGTATTTCTGGTGATATGTGTCTGGGAGCGTTGGTAAGTCTAGGTGTTCCCGAAGAATATTTAATTGAAAAACTGAACAAGTTGGGAATTGAGCATGAGTATAAATTAAGGACAGAATTTGTTCATCGCAACGGTCAGCAGGCAACTAAAGTTCATGTAGATTTAACTCACCACCATCATCATGAGGATGAACACCATCACCATCACGGACGCCATCTGCCAGAAATTGAGCAGATGATTCTCTCTTCAGAGTTGCCATCACGAGCATCAGCTTGGAGTTTGGCGGTATTCCGGCAGTTAGCAGTGGCAGAAGGAGCGGTGCATGGCATTGCACCGGAAAAAGTTCATTTTCATGAAGTGGGTGCGGTGGATGCGATCGCTGATATTGTCGGTACTTGTTTGGGTTTGGATTGGTTGGGCATTGACAGCAATGAAAAAGGAATGCCCTTACTATACTGCTCGGCGTTACCGACTGGTGGGGGAACGGTTCGCGCTGCACACGGTCTGATGGCAGTACCAGTACCCGCTGTGTTGAAGTTGTGGGAAATGCGGAGTTGTCCGGTTTATAGTAACGGCATTGACAAGGAATTGGTGACACCCACAGGAGCGGCGATCGCTACTACTTTGGCGGCTGATTTTGGTGCCCCACCCCCAATGACAATTAAACAAGTCGGATTGGGAGCGGGTTCGTTGAATTTACCGATTCCGAATATTTTACAAATTTGGCTGGGTGAAAGTACAATTTCTACTGTTGATGATAGGTTGATTGAAACGATATCAATATTAGAAACGCAAATTGATGATTTAAATCCGCAGGCGATCGGTTATGTTTTTGAAGCGTTATTTGCCGCTGGTGCTGTGGATGTATTTACTTCTGCGATCGGCATGAAAAAATCCCGTCCTGGGATTTTGCTAACTGTAATTTGCCATCCGGAAAATTTACTTAAGTGTGAAGCCATTTTATTTCGGGAAACTACCACTTTAGGAATTCGTCGCTCTACTCAACAACGCGCCATTTTACAACGGGAAATTCAACAAGTAGAAACTCAATATGGTGTAGTGCGCGTAAAAGTTGCATGGATGGGGAAAGAAGTTATTGCCAACGTGCAGCCAGAATATGAAGATTGTGCAGAATTAGCGCGAAAAAACAATATTCCCTGGCGCGAAATTCAGCAGATGGCATTACACAATTGGCATACAAAAAATAATGTTTCTAACACTTATGATGTGTAA